TCCTGTCCCAAgtcctggctcatggtcaccatgacGTGCGCATCGCCTCACcgtcaaatgctcgtcctcatctcgtcagcgtctgccacgtcctcatcgccgctactgggactaacttcatcttctttttcaccatggccccaggagtagcttcctggcccatggtaacgccacagccggtccacgtggacaacagacggtcgttttcgccctctgcgaattcgataggtgacatcagagagggccgctaccaccgtgtatggcccctcccaggggctctgtagcttcggcgagagccctcgcttccgacgcgggttatgcagccacactctgtcacctatgttgtacctcacttccctcatgcgccggtcataggtctccttcatggcatggccggctaccttgagcttgccacgcactcgtcggtgcacctccgccaggttctcctgtaGTGCCACTGCATAgttggatgtgacagttggcaagttcacgtcgggtggccgccctgtggccaaatccactggtagcctgagctcacggccaaacatgagtcgggcaggtgtgaagcctgttacctcatgtacagcagaccggtaggccatgagcatggcgggcagcttgacgtcccagtcttcctgactttccctgcaatatttggctgtgaataattaggttcttttgaatcaaaggatgtcttcagttccgagggtttgagttcaaacatatgtaaaataatccatttgttttatttcaatatgtataattgccaaaacaataataataaaaatagtatcggCAGCAGAACaaactttatttaatattaagtcaatatatcaataatagacaataggaatttaaaataaattatattcaagaatatctaacaacgccggaaatccctaccgaaccgcaggcccctaaaaaaaacgccggaaattcttacaaaaacaaaagaaaaataaattatcacaagAACCAAGACCGGTtcgtttctaacaacgctgaaatttctaacaacgctgaaacatCTAACAACGCCGAAATCCCTACAAAATTGTATCAAACTTCCAAAAATTGAATTGATATGGTCAAATTACTACAATCGAACTGGATCGCCACACCATGAATACTTAAAAGGACGCCCACGCCCCTCAACTCGGCCCTCAGCTGCAGTAGGGTGCGTCTCCGTTGGTGTGCCTCAGCGATCTGCCGCCACGCCCCTTTGGTTTCCACCTGTGCGCGAATCGAGTCGACTAGAGTCGAGCGAGTCGACGAGAGGGTTCAGTCAGCTCGTCCGAACCCCAGCTTATAATTTATTCGTACAGAGTATACTGTATCTGcagaaaaaaattctattaaataaaaatattcattgtatGATTGAAAAGTATTCACACTAGTCCCCCAACAAGTATATAGCTAGGCTATATACcattaatatcaaattatttacCTGACCTACTAAGGAGGTCAGCACCTACATTATCAGTCCCTGCAACGTGGACTATTCTGAATCTGAAAGATTGCAAACACAAAGCCCATCGTATCAATCTGTTATTAGAAGACTTAGCTGTGTTCATGTATACTAGTGGTTTGTGATCCACTTCTAGAATAAACtctttaccctttaggtaatattCAAATCTTTGAACACCAAATAAGATAGCCAGACACTCACGCTCTATTGTAGAATACCTCTTTTCACGATCTAATAATTTTCTACTTGCGTAAGCCACAGGAAAGGGAGAATCATCCAAGTACTGTAGTAGTACAGCACCAAGTCCACAGTCAGAAGCGTCTGTTCGAAGAATGAATGGGATGTTAGAATCAGGTAATTTGAGAACAGGATATTGACACAAGGTAGATTTTAGCTTCTCAAACCTTTCAACCATTTCTTTCGTCCACATTAAAGGTTCCCGCACATTTTTTCGTAACTGGTCCGAGAGCGGAGCCGAGAGTTCAGAGGCCTGAGGAATAAACATGCGATAAAAAGAAATCATACCAAGAAAAGATCGAAGTGTCTTCTTTGTAGTTGGTGTTGGAATCTGCATCAGAGCATCTATCTTATTATACTGAGGTTTCAGATACTTCCCGTCAATCACAAAACCTAAATATTTAATCTCATTAAACCCAAATCTACACTTGGAGGGACGAACTGTCAAGTTGTGGTTCCGCAGACGCTCCAGAACTGAGATGATTGCTTCTAGATGAGGTTTCCAATCTttagcatatatgaatatattgtcaaAGTAAAAGGTTACGTTAGGTAATCCAACTAGAATGAGCCTCATGAGTCTAACATAAGTTGCACAAGCCGTTACTAATCCAAATGGTAATCTACAAAATTCCATTAAACCTTTGTGTGTTGGAAATGCTGTCAGAGGTTTAGATCTTTCAGAGAGTGGGATCTGATAGTAAGCCTTTGTTAAATCTAgttcagaaaaataaacagaaccaTTAAGTTTATGTAGATCATCTTCTATCTTACAGGCTGGTTCAGCATGAAAAAGTGTGGCAGAGTTAAGGGCTCTGTAGTCTATAGCCATTCGATACGTACCATCAGATTTTCGTACCATTACCACGGGTGAACAGTGAGGAGAAGACGATAATCTAATGATTCCTTGCTTATGTAGTTGTTCTACTTCCTCTTCAAAGTGTGATTGCAGGTGGAGAGGTATGGGATATATCTTAGGCTTCAAACGCTCGGTAGTACTGAGGGAGATGTCATGCTCAACAAGAGAAGTACAACCTGGAGTTTCTGAAAACACATCTGAAAATTCTGATACAAGTTTATGGATATCATTCTGCTGATCATGTGTTAGTTCTGAGTTAATTTCAGCACCTGAAGTGTCAATAGACAGTAAAGAATCGACTCTACCATCTGGTGTAATGGGATACATGTCATTTTCTACATCTACACATGACTGAGCAACATCACTGTTACCTGGAATACTTTCTAGAACCTGAACTTCATCCATTACCTGGGCTTGTGATACACTCGCTCGTCGATGATACCTTTTTAGAAGATTTGCATGATAAAGCTTGGGCTGACCTCTTTCCATAATCAAATAGTTTACcttatttcttctctccatcACCGTATGGGGACCACTCCAAGTCATTAGAAGTTTATTAGCAGTatctggcaataatactaaaacttcGTCACCTGGACTGAAAGAACGATCTTGAGATTTAACGTCAAAATAAGATCGATACCTGGTTGAGCTGATGTCAGCATTATGAACAGCTATCTTAGCACATTCCTCTAGTTTATCCCTGAGCTCTATGACATACTGAAAAGTAGTTCGCTCGTCATCCTTGATACTCCTATCCTCCCATAGATCTCTTAGCACTGTCAGAGGACCTCGCACAGCACGACCATACAGGAGTTCGAAGGCAGAAAACCCAGTCCTGTCACTCGGAATTTCTCTGAGGGCAAATAAAGTAGGAATAAGATAGCGGTGCCAATCTTTGGGCTTGTCCACACACAGCTTTCTTAAGGATGCTTTCAGAGTACTATGAAATCTTTCAACCCTTCCATTTCCACTAGGATGATATGGAGTGGTGAAGAGAGGCTTAATACCCAACAATTTATGAAGTTCACCCATCAGTTGTGAAGTGAACTGTGTGCCTCTGTCGGAAAGAATTTCCCTGGGAAATTCCTACTCTGGAAAATATAACGAGCAAAGCTTCCGCCACAGACACGGAGTCTATTTCTCTGAGCGGAATTGCTTCAGGGAAGCCCGTCGCGTAGTCTATAAGTGTTAAAATATacttgtgtccatcatcagaggGAGGATTCAGGGGACCTACTATGTCTATTGCAACACGCAAAAAGGGCTCCGTAATAATCGGCATGGGTTTAATAGGGACGGGTTTCACTCGCCCTTTGTGTGACATTCGTTGGCATTTATCACAAGATCGGCAAAAATCTCTCACGTCACTTCCCATACTTGGCCAATAAAACTGATCTGTTACCCTTCTCAAAGTCTTACGATGAGAAAAGTGGCCAGCGAGAGGAGACTCATGAGCAATTGACGTTACTATAGCTCGGCAGTCGGCAGGCACGACTAAAGACATCTTCCCAATCCTATCCTGAAATTTAGATTTTATGCACTTGCGGTAAAGCAATCCATCATTTTCAATATACTCAAACATCATACCATCACGGGTCATATGAGGTTCTCTCGATTTGACCTTTTCCCTGACAGAAGACAGTGAGGGACAGGAACTTTGCAGTTTCGCAAATTCCGTCGGAGTGATATTTACAGGTTTCAATTTAGGCAGAACGAGAGGATGAATCCTCTTGTTCTTGTACGCCCTGGTCTGTATAGCCTGAACCTGGTCATTCTTATGGACGGGAGAATCAAATACATCAGTATTTGAATTAGAATCTCGTACCCCTGGGATATTACCGATGAGTACACTGCAAAATTTGAGAGGTGCTCGCAGGGCATTCGTCCATCCAACAAAGTAGGGGCAGGTGATGTAACAGCGAACCTGAGGAAAATAATCTACTCGCCCCAAGTAATCGCAAACTTTGACTAATTTACTGTTACTGATATCAATGTCGGGCAGTACTTCGTTTGAGATCAAAACACATGAACAACCAGAGTCTCTAAGGATAGTAGAAACCCTCTGTCCGTTTACTGTACCATTAGCCAGATATTTACGTGGAGTTGAATCTGATAATGAAAAGCTAACCTTTTCAGGATTCCTCTCTGAAGGAATACTCTTAAAAGCTAAAGGATTTTTAGGGCAACGACTCCTGTAGTGACCAAATTCCCCACAACTGTGACATTTGATTTCTTTGATAAAGTTCTCCTTCATGACAGGAACATGATTAACGGGCTTATTCTCCGTACTTTTCTTGGTTTTGAAAGTAGTGTTCGACTTGGGATAAGCATTGTGAGCGGCAGCCCAGTTATCAGCCAACTGCACCGTCTGATCAAGAGTAGGTACATTATGCTCTTTGATATATATCCTAAGATCCGGGGAAAGGGATGATTTAAATTGGTCAAGTATCATGAAGCTTCTAAGCGATTCGTAAGAGTTCTCGAGGCCGCTACTATCTATCCACTGATCAAAAAGTCTACCGAGATTAATTGAAAATTGTTTATAGGTTTCCCCGACCTTGATTTTAGCAGCTCTAAAGTCTTGTCTATACCCATTAGGGGTCTTACTAAACCCATTAAGAAGAGCTTTTTTCAACTGTTTATAATCAGCAGTTATTTCGGGGGACAATGAGGTATATATCTCTACTGCTTTACCTGTAAGCAAGCTTCCCAAACGCACAGCATAACTGTCTTCACTGATATCTAAAAGGCTGGCAACTCGTTCGAAACGAATGAGGTAAGATGCAAAGTCTTCACCTTCTTGATATACTGGTAAATTAGGTCTTACAGCACCGCTTACATGAATGGGAGATAAAGAATTGTTACCGTTATTCCCAGCTTTAATTTTAGCCAGTGCTAACTCGTGAGCAaactttaccttctctctttctgcttctattctagccctttcattttcctcttctaacTCCTTCaactttaattctctctccctatttcgctCCTCCCTTGCAATTGCTTGctgatttaaaatgtatttaggtATGTCATCGCCTTTTAAACCTAAAGTTTCAGCTTGTTCTTTAAGATAATTAATAGAAGTATCGAACTCAGGCATCGTGCATTCAAGTACacttcatatacaatataaaaattacaacaaaTAGCTGGTAAATACTAGAGGGACGTACCCGCACCTAGCAGCAGTTCTAGAAGGCGTAATCCTGCACCTAGAACATCAAAAAATACTCACTGATACAGGGATACTGAATCAGAAACAGGTCCTACGGGCAATACTCAAAATGGTGGACAGCTCCACACTTCCTCCCGCTACGCTAGGACACTGTGGCACTTGTCTCCGGGCCCCAAGGACGACAAGAGAGGATTGTTATCCTAAGTTatcaccaaacccaaaacctcagAAATCGacatcctggcaaggtcgccacttgtgaataattaggttcttttgaatcaaaggatgtcttcagttccgagggtttgagttcaaacatatgtaaaataatccatttgttttatttcaatatgtataattgacaaaacaataataataaaaatagtatcggCAGCAGAACaaactttatttaatattaagtcaatatatcaataatagacaataggaatttaaaataaattatattcaagaatatctaacaacgccggaaatccctaccgaaccgcatgcccctaaaaaaaaacgccggaaattcttacaaaaacaaaagaaaaataaattatcacaagAACCAAGACCGGTtcgtttctaacaacgctgaaatttctaacaacgctgaaacatCTAACAACGCCGAAATCCCTACAAAATTGTATCAAACTTCCAAAAATTGAATTGATATGGTCAAATTACTACAATCGAACTGGATCGCCACACCATGAATACTTAAAAGGACGCCCAAGCCCCTCAACTCGGCCCTCAGCTGCAGTAGGGTGCGTCTCCGTTGGTGTGCCTCAGCGATCTGCCGCCACGCCCCTTTGGTTTCCACCTGTGCGCGAATCGAGTCGACTAGAGTCGAGCGAGTCGACGAGAGGGTTCAGTCAGCTCGTCCGAACCCCAGCTTATAATTTATTCGTACAGAGTATACTGTATCTGCagaaaaaattctattaaataaaaatattcattgtatGATTGAAAAGTATTCAcattggctaactgttgagcaagggtacggttaaaccgctccaccataccatcggactgtggatggaggggtgtcgtccgtgtcttgcgcacccctaacagctcgcaacactcacggaacactcgtgactcaaactcacggccttggtcagagtgcagttcagaaggcacaccaaaacgggtaatgaattcattcactaacacgccagccacggtctcggcctcgtggttaggtagtgcatatgcctcaggccactttgagaaatagtccattaccacacagatgtatcggtttccttgtggcgtgagaggcaatgtctattgccacccgttccatgggtgctcccacacagtacacctgtaacggggcacggtctttctagcggggcccttctagcgaaaatatagccttttgagagtatactccaaaatgacgttttttcgatttctttggtgatttcggcaatgattagggtaataatgataataattaccagaattgtattaatcataacaataatgatgataaaagtgagaataaagagaattttgataacatttgaatattattaatattattattattattattattattattattattattattattattattattattattattatcttaattattagtattattgccaaaaaatctattataactgtaataataaaataattataataagtataagtataataataataatgctagtggttataatattgttattagtattattattgttattattatcattattattatttgtaatggtagtataattgcaaaaataattatataacagtaataattacagtaataacgatactaattaagataatgatataaataattattataaaatcgttattattgttattattattgttattactattattattcttgtggttattagtattattgcaaaaatatataatataactccaatagttgcaataataatgataacaattgcaataatgacgataataattgcaataatgatgataatgatgatgataatgatgataatgataatgaaaacgataataatgatgataatcatgagaatgatgatgataataacaggaattgtgtccatatataatataaaaaaggcataagaaaaacattcccaaaagtcgaaaaagcggcaaaatctagcgaaatatagccttttgagagtatactccaaaatgacgttttttcgatttctttggtgatttcggcaattattagggtaataatgataataattaccagaattgtattaatcataacaataatgatgataaaagtgagaataaagagaattttgataacatttgaatattattaatatatttattattattattattattattattattattattattattattattactattatcttaattattagtattattgccaaaaaatctattataactgtaataataataataataataataataagtataagtataataataataatgctagtggttataatattgttattagtattattattgttattactatcattattattatttgtactggtagtataattgcaaaaataattattataacagtaataattacagtaataacgataacaattgcaataatgatgataataattgcaataatgatgataatgatgataatgatgatgataacgataataatgatgataatcatgataatgatgatgataataacaggaattgtgtccatatataatataaaaaaggtataagaaaaacattcccaaaagtcgaaaaagcggcaaaatctagcgaaatatagccttttgagagcatactccaaaatgacgtttttttcgatttctttggtgatttcggcaatacttagggtaataatgataataattaccagaattgtattaatcataacaataatgatgataaaagtgagaataaagagaattttgataacatttgaatattattaatattattattattattattattattattattattattattattattattattattactattatcttaattattagtattattgccaaaaaatctattataactgtaataataataataataataagaataagtataataataataatgctagtggttacaatattgttattattattattattgttattattatcattattattatttgtactggtagtataattgcaaaaataattgttataacagtaagaattacagtaataacgatactaactaagatattgatataaataattattataaaatcgttattattgttattattattgttattactattactattgttgtggttattagtattattgcaaaaatatacactataactctaataattgcaataataattataacaattgcaataatgatgataataattgcaataatgatgataatgatgaataatgatgataatgatgatgataacgataataatgatgataatcatgataatgatgatgataataacaggaattgtgtccatatataatataaaaaaggtataagaaaaacattcccaaaagtcgaaaaagcggtaaaatctagcgaaatatagcctattgagagtatactccaaaatgacgtttttttcgatttctttggtgatttcggcaattattagggtaataatgataataattaccagaattgtattaatcataacaataatgatgataaaagtgagaataaagagaattttgataacatttgaatattattaatattattattattattattattatcattattattatattattattattattattattacttttatcttaattattagtattattgccaaaaaatctattataactgtaataataacaataataataataagtataagtataataataatactgctagtggttataatattgttattagtattattaattttattactatcattattattatttgtactggtagtataattgcaaaaataattattataacagtaataattacagtaataacgatactaattaagatgaagatataaataattattataaaatcgttattattgttcttattattgttattactattattattattgtgattattagtattattgcaaaaatatatactataactccaataattgcaataataatgataataattgcaataatgatgataataattgtaataatgatgataatgatgataatgatgataatgatgatgataacgataataatgatgataatcatgataatgatgatgataataacaggaattgtgtccatatataatataaaaaaggtataagaaaaacattcccaaaagtcgaaaaagcggcaaaatctagcgaaatatagccttttcagagtatactccaaaatgacgttttttcgatttctttggtgattttggcaattattagggtaataatgataataattaccagaattgtattaatcataacaataatgatgataaaagtgagaataaagagaattttgataacatttgaatattattaatattattattattattattattattattattattattattatcttaattattagtattattgccaaaaaatctattataactgtaataataacaataataataataagtatatgtataataataataatgctagtggttataatattgttattagtattattattgttattattatcattattattatttgtactggtagtataattgcaaaaataattattataacagtaataattacagtaataacgatactaattaagataaagatataaataattattataaaatcgttattattgttattattattgttattactattattattgttgtggttattagtattattgcaaaaatatatactataactccaataattgcaataataatgataacaattgcaataatgatgataataattgcaataatgatgataatgatgatgataatgatgatgataacgataataatgatgataatcatgataatgataatgataataacaggaattgtgtccatatatgatataaaaaaggtataagaaaaactttcccaaaagtcgaaaaagcggcaaaatctagcgaaatatagccttttgagagtatactccaaaatgacgttttttcgatttctttggtgatttcggcaattattagggtaataaagataataattaccagaattgaattaatcataacaataatgatgataaaagtgagaataaagagaattttgataacatttgaatattattaatattattattattattattattattattattattattactattatcttaattattagtattattgccaaaaaatctattataactgtaataataacaataataataataataagttaataataataataatgctagtggttataatattgttattagtattattattgttattattatcattattattatttgtactggtagtataattgcaaaaataattattataacagtaataattacagtaataacgatactaattaagataaagatataaataattatgataaaatcgttattatggttatattattgttattactattatattgttgtggttattagtatattgcaaaaatatacataactccaataatgcaataataagataacaattgcaataatgatgataataattgcaataatgatgataataattgcaataatgatgataatgatgatgataatgatgatgataacgataataatgatgataatcatgataatgatgatgataataataggaattgtgtccatataaaatataaaaaaggtataaagaaaaacattcccaaaagtcgaaaaagcggcaaaatctagcgaaatatactcctttgagagtatactccaa
This genomic interval from Penaeus monodon isolate SGIC_2016 unplaced genomic scaffold, NSTDA_Pmon_1 PmonScaffold_4646, whole genome shotgun sequence contains the following:
- the LOC119570973 gene encoding uncharacterized protein LOC119570973 gives rise to the protein MSISEVLGAGLRLLELLLGAVYQEGEDFASYLIRFERVASLLDISEDSYAVRLGSLLTGKAVEIYTSLSPEITADYKQLKKALLNGFSKTPNGYRQDFRAAKIKVGETYKQFSINLGRLFDQWIDSSGLENSYESLRSFMILDQFKSSLSPDLRIYIKEHNVPTLDQTVQLADNWAAAHNAYPKSNTTFKTKKSTENKPVNHVPVMKENFIKEIKCHSCGEFGHYRSRCPKNPLAFKSIPSERNPEKVSFSLSDSTPRKYLANGTVNGQRVSTILRDSGCSCVLISNEVLPDIDISNSKLVKVCDYLGRVDYFPQVRCYITCPYFVGWTNALRAPLKFCSVLIGNIPGVRDSNSNTDVFDSPVHKNDQVQAIQTRAYKNKRIHPLVLPKLKPVNITPTEFAKLQSSCPSLSSVREKVKSREPHMTRDGMMFEYIENDGLLYRKCIKSKFQDRIGKMSLVVPADCRAIVTSIAHESPLAGHFSHRKTLRRVTDQFYWPSMGSDVRDFCRSCDKCQRMSHKGRVKPVPIKPMPIITEPFLRVAIDIVGPLNPPSDDGHKYILTLIDYATGFPEAIPLREIDSVSVAEALLVIFSRAHSSLHN